The genomic region GGCCTCAGCCTGCTATGGCAGAGCCGCAGCCGGGCCCATCAGCGTGGAAATACAAAACACCGGTTGCGTTTCACCGTCAGCCACATCACCCGCCCGGCCTCGGGAAGGAATACATTCGGCACTGTTGCCTTCAACACCGAGCCATCGTGATCCATCTGAAATTCCACCAGGCTTTCATGGCCCAGGAACCGCGCCCGCTGGACCGTGCCGCGGGCGGCCACCCCGTCGCTGGGGGTCGGCAACGGGCCGGATCCGGCGCGGTCAAAATCTATCTTCAGGTGCTGGGGCCGGAATACAATGTCCACATCAGTGCCATCCGGCAGGCCGGGCGCCAGAAAATCACCAAACGGAGTTTCCGCCAAAGCCCCCTGAACATGTGCTTGCAACACGTTGGTATCGCTGAAAAATGCCACCGCTGCGTGATCCACAGGCCGGGTATATACATTATAGGGCGCGCCCTGCTGCACGATTCTACCACCGCGCATCAGCGCAATCTCGTCCGCCATGCGCATGGCCTCTTCCGGCTCATGGGTGACCAGCAGAACCGCCGTGTCTTCCTCTTTCAGCAGGCTCAGCGTCTCATCTCGGATACCGTCGCGCAGCCGGTTGTCCA from Parasedimentitalea psychrophila harbors:
- a CDS encoding ABC transporter ATP-binding protein, giving the protein MNTAPEVRLMQTTPRLEIRNLVRHFGGRAVVDDVSLSIQAGQVTCLLGPSGCGKSTILRIIAGVDMQDRGEIYVDGTLICDTRFRVPPEHREIGLMFQDFALFPHLSVGDNVGFGLKGNKDAKRARVEELLARVDLLRFIDGFPHQLSGGEQQRVALARSLAPKPRIMLMDEPFSGLDNRLRDGIRDETLSLLKEEDTAVLLVTHEPEEAMRMADEIALMRGGRIVQQGAPYNVYTRPVDHAAVAFFSDTNVLQAHVQGALAETPFGDFLAPGLPDGTDVDIVFRPQHLKIDFDRAGSGPLPTPSDGVAARGTVQRARFLGHESLVEFQMDHDGSVLKATVPNVFLPEAGRVMWLTVKRNRCFVFPR